From the Saccharomonospora marina XMU15 genome, the window TCAGGTCGGCCAGCGCCTGCGCGCGTTCGCGGTGGTAGCGGTTGATCCAGCGGTCGGCGATGGCGGTGATGGGCTCGGCGTTGAGGTAGTGCAGCTTCTGCCTGCCTCGCCACACGGTCGTGATCAGGTTGGCGTTCTCCAGCACGGCCAGGTGCTTGCTGACCGACTGCCGTGCCATGTCCAGCCCCGCGCAGAGTTCGCTCAGGGTCTGCCCGTTCCTGGTGTTGAGACTGTCCAGCAGCTGACGCCTGCTGGCGTCCGCCAGTGCCTTGAAGACCTCGTCCATCGCGATCCGTTCCGATATGCAGCCATGTGGCTGCGTTCTTTATAGGCAGCCTAGCGGCTGCATGTCAAGGGTGCTGCCGAGCCGGTTGACGTGGCAGGATGCCGCCCGTCCGTCGAAGGGCAGCGACGATCATGAGCGAAGACCGTGGAGAGCAGGATGAAATGGCTACACACGAGGAGACCCTCGCCCAGCTCGAACAAGGCTCGCAGAACTGCGAGAACATCCACGGGGTCATCCAGAACGCGCTCCAGCTGGCCACGAATCTGTCCGAGTTGGTGCAGAACAGCCTGGGAGGCACGACCGCGTACGACGAGGTCGGCGGCTACTGCGAGAGCGTGCTGAACCAACTCGCGCTGTCCGCGCAAACCGTGGAGCAGACCAAACACGCCATCGACAACCTGATGGTCCGCTTCCACGGCGCACTCTGAATCGTGAGCTGTGTGGTGGCAGGCAATGTGGCCTGGGGTGCGTGGGCCGTGGTGTCGGCGGTTCGGGCACGGGTATTTGTGGCAAAGAGTTCGGTTGCGAATCTTGCCGCGGCCATCAGAAAGGTGATCAATGCTCTACCACGCCGCTGTTCCGGTCGGGCACGATCAGGGATATGACCTTGAGCTGACCGCAGCCGCCGATGTCGATGAGCTAATTCGGCTGCTTTACCTGGACGACGCGGGCACGGCCAGTATCCAGCGCACCGAGGTCGACCCGGTGCTCGACGTGCAGGTACACGACAGGTTCGGATACCTGATGTACGTGGGTGACCAGATGTACGGCTACAGCGTGGGTGACCCGGATTCGCCCGACCTCGCCGACTTGTCGGAGGTCGGGTTTCCGGCGGGCACAGGTGTGCCGTTGGAGCGGTTTCGTGCCGCGCTGGTCGAGTTCATTACGAAGGACGGAGCGCTGCCGTCCGTGGTTGAGTGGCGTCCGGTGGAGCAATTCGCGGGCGATTGAGCGTGATGGGTCCGCCCGCTGAGCCCTAGCGAAAAGGACATGCTTCACCGCTACCGTTCAGTGATCATGGGTTGATGCTGGTCGACCACTTCACGCCGCTCGGATTGCGGCTGAGCACGCCGCGCCTGGAGTTGCGAATCCCAACGGGCGAGGCGCTGGCCGACCTGGCCGACCTCGCGGTGGACGGTATTCACCCGCCCGAGACCATGCCGTTCGTCTTTCCCTGGACCGACCAGCCTCCCGCCGAATTGGCACGTGATGTCCTTCGGCATCACTGGCGGCACCTGGCCAACTGGACGCCGCAGAACTGGTCGCTGTTGCTCGCCGTGTTCCGCGACGGCACGGTGGTGGGGCAGCAGGCGCTCAGCGGCCGGGAGTTCGCCATCAGCCGCGAGGTGACTACCGGCTCCTGGCTGGGGTAGCGGTATCAAGGCCAGGGCATCGGCACCGAGATGCGCGCGGCCGTGCCGCACCTGGCCTTCGCCGGGCTCGGGGCTGAAGCGGCGGTTTCGGGCGCGTTCACCGACAACCCGGCATCGTTGGCGGTCTCTCGCAAGCTCGGTTACCAGCTGGACGGCATCAGCAGGCACGCCGTGCGCGGAGAACTGGCTTTCGAGCAGCGGATGCGCCTGAACCGGCAGGACTGGGAGCGCCACCGAAGCATCGAGGTGACCACCGAAGGCTTGGAGCCGTGCCTTCCGCTGTTCGGGCTTGACGCTGGGTGAGGTAGCCACAGGCAGCAGTGAATCGTCTTCACATTGTTACTGGCTGATCGACAACAGCAGGATAGGTTGCTGCCGTGGCGCGGCAACGCGAGTATGGCGAAATCCCCCGGCTACCCGGAAGGTACCGAGTTCACCAATCGCAAGGAGTTGGCTGACGCGGGCGTTCACCGCCCGTTGCAGGGAGGCATCTCCGGCGGTAAAGATGGTGCCGACTCGATCGTTGTCTCCGGCGGTTATCCAGATGATGAAGACTTCGGCAACGAGATCATCTACACCGGCCAGGGCGGGCGCGATCCCGCTACGGGCAAGCAAGTAAGAGACCAGGAACTCGTACTCGGGAATATGGCCTCGTCCGTAGCCGGTTGGACAACCGTCTTATCCGTGTTATTCGTGGGGCACACAAAGGCAGTAAACACGCACCCGAGCGTGGCTACCGCTATGACGGACTCTTCTGGGTAGATGACTATTGGCACGACATTGGTCGCGATGGCTACCGGATCTGGAGATTCCGGCTTGTCAAGCTCGTACTGGACAGCGACTCGGCGAGGCGGTCAGTTCCAGCTTCGACTCGTCGCACTGAATCCGTGAGCTCACGGATCGTGCGAGATCGAACAGTCGCCGAGCAGGTTAAAGCTTGGCACAACTCTGCTTGCCAAGTCTGTGGCACTTGCTTGCAGACAGTTGCGGGGCCCTATGCGGAAGGCGCTCACATTCAAGGGTTGGGCCGGCCGCACAACGGTCCCGATGACGAGAGCAACATGCTGTGCTTGTGCCCGAACCATCATGTTCTTTTCGACTCCGGCGCAATTCACATCGACGATGACTTCGTGATCTGGGACTCGATCGAGCAAACCAGGATCGGGCCGCTACGAAGGGTCAGCGAACACCGCATCGGACTGGATTTCCTGCGCTATCACCGGCAGCACTATGCCAGCCCGCAAGACCGCGCGTCTTGAACAACGCCACCGACGCGTATCGCTATGCCGCGTGCCCTGGCAGGCCGTAGGCTCGCGCCACAGCCGACTCCACCTCAGTACAGTCCTCTTCGGCCTCTTCCGCGACGGTGAAACCCAATTCCAGCAGCAGGAAGCCGATTGCTCGAAGCGCTGGGATGCTGTCCGCAATTCCGGCGTCCTTGCGTTGGTAGAGCCCTTCGGTCTCGCTGTCGATGGCTCGCGCGATGCGCAGCAGCGCCGCCTGGATGTCCCGGTGTGCTGGTGGGTGCAGCGCGGTGGGTTTCATGCGAAGCCCCCCTGGGCGGGTGCGGGGTAGGCCAGCATTCGGCGGGAGAGCCGCCGCAGGTCCAGCCCGGCGGCGCGAATGGCCGAGGTGTCGCCTGGTGCGGCTTCTTCCAGATGCGCAAGTGAGCCGATGGCTTCATGGATCGCCGACCACAGCAGCGTGTCGTAGTCGGCGACGGCCGGAATATGCCATGTGGACGGTCGGCAGGTTTCGAGGATGCCGAGTCCGGTGCTCGGCCGGGGGTCGTTCATGCGTTCTCCGGCAGCGGTGGGATTTCCTCGGGTGGGAAGCCGTCACGGACGCGCCATTCGTGGTCGCAGCGCCAGCAGGTGGGGGCATAGCAGCAGCCGCTGAGTTCGACGAAGTCCCGCTCTCGTGGCGTGACTTCCTTCCCGCACAGCGCGGTGAACACCACTCCGGGGTGCGGGATCGCTGTTGTGCCGGTGTCGTAGGCATGCCGTCGCCCGTTTGCTTGCTGCCACCGGAACCTGGTCATCTCGTGCCCCCGCGAGATCATGGCTGCCGACGCGACCCTCGCGTCCTGGGAAAACGCTCTCTGTCTACGCCGCGTAGCCGCAATGTCCCGATCGAGTGACTGATACCAAGGGGGCCCGGATCGCTACTATCCCCCTTCATGGGGGCTGACGCGAACGGCCTGACGACGCGGGCCAGAGCGCTTGTCGCGGCGATCAGGAACCTCCTGGACAACGCCGGGATGAGTGGGCGCGAGCTGTCGGAACGGCTCGGGCTGAGCCATAGCACGGTCTCGCACTGGCGGACCGGGCGTCGCCTGCCGACGCCGGAGGACGTCGCGTCGCTGCTGACCCTGCTGGGTGTGACGGGGCAGGAGAAGCAGCGGCTCGTGGAAATGGCGCGGCACGCCGCCGAGCCGAACTGGCTCGTGGTTGGAATGCCGGGCATCCCGCAGCAACTGGCGGGAGCCATCGAGTCGGAGCGTTCGGCCTCCGCGATTGCCCAATGGGCAAGGGATGTCGTGCCCGGTCTGCTACAGACTGCCGATTACGCGCGAGCGTTGGCAGCCGCCAGTGGTTTGCCGCAGAACGAGAGCGAGGCGCGAGTGCTGCTTCGGATCGGCCGCGCCGAGGTGCTGACTCGGCGTCATCCGGTGCAACTTTTGGCGTTGATCGGTGAGGACGCTCTGCGTGAGCCGGTCGGCTCCGCACTGGTGATGGCGGACCAACTCCGGCACCTCAAGGAGATGAGCGACCGGAGCAACGTCACGATCCAACTGGTGCCAGCACGGGTGGGTTGGCACCCCGGCTGGGCAGGTCCGTTCGTGTTGTATGACTTCCCCGACGCGCCCTCGGTAGTGCACTTCGAGCACTACAGTTCGGGAGCGTTCGTCCTGGACGAGGACGACGTGAGGGCCTACCGCAGCGCCGTGGAGGTCATTCGCGGTGTCGCGAGAAGTCCCGCTGATTCGGCGGAACTCATCGGAAAAATCGCTGAGGAATTGGAGCAGGCGGCATGACATCGCAACCGCAGTGGAAGAAGAGCAGCTTCAGCAACCCCAACGGCGACTGTGTCGAGTTTGCGCCTGCCGTGGACGGCAGTGGCGACGTGTTGGTACGGCACTCGAAGCGTCCGGACGAGGGCATGATCCGCTACACCGCCGATGAGTGGCGAGCCTTCGTGGCGGGCGTGAAGGTTGGCGAGTTCGACCTGTAGCGGGCATCCGGTCGTGAGTGTCGGGAGCGAGTCTCCGGGCACTCACGACCGCGATGGCTCGGCGACCGACACCATGAGCAACCCGCGACGCACTGTCGAAATTAGGCTGATGTTCGACTGGGGTACCGGCCCGTTCTGGGTCTCGGTCGATGGCGACCTCAGCTACGACTGCTGTCCGAACGAGATCAGCGAGGTCGTGCCGCTCAGCGACGAGCTGATCGCTGCGGTCGCCGAGTGGGACGAGCGGATGCAGCGCACCTACAACGACGAGGTTCCGCAGGACTCGGGCATTCTCGATCCGGAACAAGAAGCTCGGTGGAAAGCCGACGGTCGGGAGTTGGCGCGACGGCTGAAGGCTGAGGTGGGAGCGGACGTGCGGGTGGAGTATGCGCCGCTCGGCGGTCCCGTGGAGGTCGTCCGATGAAACCGACGAAAGGAGCAGGCGGCATGACATCGCACCGCAGTGGAAGAAGAGCAGCTTCAGCGGCCCCAACGGCGACTGTGTCGAGTTTGCGCCTGCCGTGGACGGCACCGGCGACGTGTTGGTGCGGCATTCGAAGCGTCCGGATGAGGGCGTGATCCGCTACACCGCCGATGAGTGGCGGGCGTTCGTGGCGGGCGTGAAGCACGGCGGGTTCGACCTGTAATCGCCAGTTGGCAGTGAGCGCTCGGAGCGGCTCCTTCGGGAAACACAATCGCGATGGTTGGGCGCGATGCAACCTGCCACGCACGATCGAAATCATGTTGATGCTTGGTTGCCTGTCTGGTTATTTTGGTTGTTCCTCAAGAACTATGCTCAGCCAGCCAACGTATGGTTGCTGTGTGACAGGATGCGCTGAAAGGGTCGTAGCTCCGTGGCCAAACAGAGCCCATCGAAGTTGCCGAAGCCTGACCGATTCAACCCGCTTGATCCAGCGGCGATCGGGGCCATACTCCGTGAGCGGCTAGAACAAGAAGAATCGCACGATTTCCCACCCGATCCTTTTCGGGGAGCAGGCCTGTATGCGCTATATTACGTTGGCGACGGGATACCCGAGTACCAACCCCTAGCTAACGAATTTCGCCAAGGGCGCCACATTCCTGTTTATGTTGGAAAGGCTGAATCCGGTAACAGTAGCTACGGTTTCGAGCCCGACTATAATGCGACAAATCTATCGGACCGGATTGCCAAGCATGCCGACTCGGTCGCCGAGGTGGAGAGGTTTAATGGGGGCGGCAATCTCCGACTCGTTGACTTCCGTGTCAAGTTCTTGTCAATCGATGACGCTTGGATCGTATTGGGGGAAAGGGCACTTTTGCGCGCGTATCGACCAGTACTATGGAACAGCATTGTCAACGGATTCGGTTCGAATCCTCCCGGTACCGCGCGAAAAAATGCTAGGTCTGTTTGGGATACCATGCATCCCGGCAGGGAAAGGGCAGGGCAACTGCCAAATCGTAGGCTAACTCTGGCCGAGATTCGCGACCGTGTCGCTGAAGGTGTAGAGATATCACTAATCAGGAAGGATGACGTGCGCGATAAGCGGATCGCTGCTATGAAGAGAACCAAGGTGATCTGGTCGCCACCGTCCGGTAAATCTACTGATAAAAGGATCCATGTAGCGGACGAACGCCGATTCCTTGCTGAGATTGAACGGCTTGGCTTGTCGGTTCCTGAGTATCGAACAAACTCCGCCGACGAGTTTTCTTTGTTTGGCGAAAGATAAGCAGACGCGGATTCCCTAAGCTCAGCGAGGTCCCTGGGGTTGATCTCTCACTGCTGCGGCTACTCGGTGTGCGGCCTCTTCGAGATCGTCATGTTCCCAGATGCGGACGACTTCCCAGCCGGCGTTGTGGAGGCGTTGGTCGGTGTCGGTGTCGCGGCGTTTGTTGGCTTCGATTTTGGTTCGCCAGAAGTTGGCGGTGGCGCCGGTGGCGGGTCGGTGGTGTTGGGGGCAGCCGTGCCAGAAGCATCCGTCGAGGAAGACGGCGACTTTGGCTCGGGGGAAGACGAGGTCGGCGGTGCGGCGGATGTCTTTGATGGGGCGTGTGGCGACTCGGTAGCGCAGTCCGAGTGCGTGAACGGCGGATCGAAGGGCTCGTTCGGGGCGGGTATCGCGGCCGCGGTTGGCGCGCATGACCGCGCGGGAGTTGGGGGTGGATGCCCACGAGTTGGTTTCGCGGGTGTTGTTGTGGCGAGGTCTGGTGGGCTGGTCGCGCTGGCTGAGTAGTTCGCTGGTGTGGATCTGTCGCCAGGCCTGGCGCAGGTTCTCTTCACGGGTGGGGCCGTCGACTTCGCCGACGTAGCGCTCTCGTGTCCTACCTCGGTCGGACCAGCGGAGATAGGCGTAGATGCGGCGGCCGGAGGGGAAAACGCGCAGAGCGACCGAGGCGTGGACGGTACGCCCGTTCGGGAGCCGCATTTGACGCGCGGCGTGCCCACCGGCGGCGCGGTCTTGTTCCTCGCCTCGCTCGCGACGGCTGAGCTCGGGAGCGGGTTTCCAAGCCGCCGGCCCCGGGCGCTGATCTTTCCACAGTGGGTGGGGCGTCACGAGCCTCCTTGGCTCTTCATGTGCGGGTGCAGCGCTTCGGCGACGGACCGAGCGATCGCTTCGCCGAGTTTGACCGGCACGGCGTTGCCGAGTTGCCGCATCTGCTCACCACGCGGGCCGACCAAGAACCAGTCATCGGGGAAAGTCATCACCCGCGCTACCTCCCGCACGGTCATGTAGCGGATCGACCCGTCATCCCGCTTGAGCACCGTCTCGCCCCCCGGCACGCCATGCACGCCGGCTTTGACCGTCTTGGCCGGACGGTCCAGCAGATTAGGAGTGTGCCCGGGATACTGCCGCGCGCCGGGCCATCCGTAGTGGTGCAGGTGTTTCGGGTGCTCGACCTTGTCTCCGAGAGGCTCGCCTAGTCCCTTGATCGCGTCCCGCAGGGTCAGCCAGCGCGCGGTACCCTCACCGTCGTCGGTACCGTCGGGAACCTCGGGGGTGTAGCGGTAACGCTTGGGTACTTTGTGCGCCTCCCAGTAGCTTCCATCGGCCTGCGCGCGCAGCAACGCGCCCTCCGAATGCGTCGGCTTCGGGAACTGCCACTCACCCAAACCAAGATCCCGACGAAAGGCCACGACGAACACGCGCCACCGGGTCTGCGGCACCCCGTAATCGGCGGCGTTGACCATCAGATACTTCACGTCATAGCGCTCGCTGAGGTCCCCCGCGTCCTTGACCAGGGCCTTACGGAGCCGCTTGTCGTGATCCCGCCAGTCCTCACCGTCCACACGCCGCTCGAACGGCGCCCGCAACTCGTTGAGGATGTACTCGTAATATGGCTTGAACGATGGCCGCAAGAGCCCCTTGACGTTCTCCGCGATCACCGCGCGCGGCCGCGTCTCCCGCACCGTGCGGAACAACTCCGGCCACAGGTTGCGGTCGTCCTCATAGCCTTTGTGAGCCCCGCCCAAAGACCACGGCTGACATGGCACACCACCCGCGACCACGTCCACCTCGCCCTGAAACCGCGACAGATCGACCTCGCGAATGTCGCCCTCGATCAAGGGCCACGGCGAGTGCAACCCCAGACCCCGCCGCCCACGGGACTCGTCCCAGTCCTCGGCCCGGTTCTCCCGCAACGTCGCGCACGCCCGCTTCTCCAACTCCACCGCCAGCAAATGACGAAAACCGGCGTTGTGCATCGCCAAGGCCAACCCCCCACCCCCGGTGAAGAGCTCGATACTCGTGCCCACCTCACGAGCGGGACCGGTCTCGGAGAACAGAGCTGGCTGTGTGGTCACGACGGGACTGTACCGCGGAATCTGTTCGAACACACGTGCGACATGTCTAAAGGTGGGAATTGGTGGTCGTCGCCGGTAAGCGCGGTCGTGTCGGGCGAGCGGCGACGAACTCGAGCGGCGCGAACTCGATCCTGGTCGAGGCTCGATGGCCAAGCGTCTGTCATGGGTGGATCCGCGAACGGTTCGGTCGGTAGGTTGCAGAGTGTGACCGAAAGCCTCGCCTCCAAAGCCAGCGCCGAGTTCAAGCTAAGCATCACGCGTGCGCTGGCTGATCAGTTGCTCGAAAGACTTTCAAGTCTCGAGCCTGCTGCGCTGACCAGCGCGAACCTGGCCACCCTTGAAGCGCGTCCGGGTGTCTATGAACTCTTTCTTAAGCGCGCCGACAGCGGTGCGGAACGGGTATATGTTGGCAAGGCGAGCAAGGACCTGCCGGCTCGGCTTGACAAGCATCGACGCAAGTTGTCGGGACGCGCCAACATCACGCTCATCGATGTCAGATTCCAATGCCTTTACGTGGATGAGGATCTGGAAGCGGCCGCGCCGGAAAAGATGCTGATCAACCGGTACCGTGCCGAGGGCGCTGTTCCCTGGAATACCAACGGATTTGGGAATAATGATCCCGGGCGGAACCGAGACCATTCACTCGTCAAAGCCAAGCACTTCGACGCGGTATACCCGGTGAACTTGGATTTGACCCTTGATAGCGCTTCGGTGGAACCGGGCGAGCACACCGTTGAGCGGTATCTCAAGGCCGTAAAGACTGCCTTGCCTTTTAATCTGCGGTATGAGGAGAAGACGGCACGTGCCAAGGATCGCGCACGGTATAGCGTCGAGGTACCAAAGAGGCCCATGACGGCACGCGAGTCGATCTCGCTAGCTATCGACGCGCTGCCGGAGGGATGGCAGGCGACCGCGCTCCCGGGCTACGTGATCTTGTATCACGAGACTGAGTATTACAAGAGTGCGCGTTTTCTATGGCGAAAGGAGAACGGCCACACACGAGAGTTGCTGGGCCCCAACCTTCGAGATGAGGATGGGGAAGTCGAAGAGAGCGAATCTAGCGAGGAGTAGTCGACGCGGACAGTGGGCTCGCGCGGTCACGGTCCGGTGCTATTGGCGTGTGATGGCCTCACCCATGACCAAGTCAATTCGAGGCGTGAACCCGTGCGGTTCCTGGTGCGCCCCGGCTGATCGCCGGGCTCAGGGGCGTAGGCCCGCGAGAGCGCGTTGCATGAGTCGGCCCCATTCGTCGCGCACTCGTTGCTTGTCGGTTTCCGGGGTGTTCACCAGTGCCAGTCCCGCTCCGCCCAGCATCCAGAAGCAGAAGTCCACTGTGGTCTCCAGCGTGGCCGCCGTCTCGATGCCGCCGGATTCGCGCAGGTTCTCGATGAAGCCCGCCACGAGTCCGTAGGCGTACTTCTGCTCGTACTCCTGCCAGCGCTGAAAGCCCAGCGCCGTCGGGGCCTCCTGCCAGCACAGCCTGCCGTAGACCGGCTCGCAGCACCTGTCCAGAAAGGCGTCGAGCGCCTGCATCGCGGCTTGCCAGGGATCGGGCGAGGTCGCCGCGGCCCGCACGGCTGCCATCATCCGCGACTCCTGCTCGTCCAACACCGCCTCGAACAGCGCCTGCTTGCCCGCGAAGTGGTGGTACACCGCGCCCCTGGTGACCTGCGCGGCCGCGGCCACGTCCTCCAGCAGCGTGCCCGCGTACCCGCGCTCGGCGAACAACGCCGTCGCCTGTTCCAGCACGGCGGCGCGGGTGGCCTCGGAGTACAGCTCCCGGCGGCTCTTGACGCCTGTCATACTCTGAGTCTATTCACATACACAGTGTATGTGACATACGGAGGGGATGTCATGACCGAGGGCACTGTCGCCGCGGGCGAGGCTCCGCTGTTCGATCCGTTCGCCGAGGGGTTCACCGCCGACCCCTACCCGCAGTACGCCCGGCTGCGCGAGAGCGCGCCGGTGTACGAGCATCCGCTGGGGTTCTGGGTGCTTACCCGCTACGCCGACGTCTCGGCCCTGCTGCGCTCGAGCTCCTCGGTGGAGGAGCGCAACGTCAACCCTGGCCCGCTGAGCCAACTCCGTGAAGAGGTCTACGGCGACCGCTCGCCCCGCGCCGACGGGCTGTCCATGTTGGACCGTGACCCGCCCGACCACACCAGGCTGCGCAGGTTGGTGGCCAAGGCGTTCACTCCGAAGGCCGTGCGTGCGCTGCGGCCACGAATCACCGAACTCGTCGACGACATGCTGGACGAGATGGCCGCCGCGCGGCGGGTGGACCTGGTGCCCGCTTTGGCCTTCCCGCTGCCGTTCGCGGTGATCGCGGAAATGCTCGGCACCCCGCCCACCGACCACGAGCGCGTACGCGACCTCAGCGGCATGGTCGTGCGCTCGCTGGAGCCGGTGCTCGACCCCGACGTGCTGCGCGCCATCGACTCCGCGTACCAGGAACTGAGCGGCATCGCCGCCGACATGATCGCCTGGAAGCGCCGCAACCCCGCCGACGACCTGCTCACCGCTCTCATCAACGCCGAGGAGGACGGCGACGTCCTCAGCGACGAGGAGCTGATCGCCCAGGTCCTACTGCTCTACATCGCCGGGCACGAGACCACGGTGAACCTCATCTCCGGCGGCACGCTCGCGCTGCTGCGCCACCCGGACCAGTTCGCCGCGCTGCGGGCCGACCCCGGCCTGGTGCCGAACGCGGTGGAGGAGATGCTGCGCTACGACAGCCCGGTGCAGGAGAGCAGGCGGATCACGCTGGAGCCCACCACGATCGGTGGCGTCGAGATCCCCAAGGGCACGTTCGTGCTCGCGATCCTCGCCTCCGCCAACCGCGACGAGCGCCAGTGGGGCGAGGACGCCGACTCGCTGCGGCTGGACCGGGAGGGCGCGCGCAACCACCTCTCGTTCGGCTCCGGTGTGCACCACTGCCTCGGCGCGTCGCTGGCGAGGCTGGAGGCGAGCGTGGTGTTCGAGCGCATGGTGAGCAGGTTCGGGGATCTGGCCCTGGACGGCGAGGTGACGTGGAACGGTCGTATCAACCTGCGCGGGCCCTCGGCGCTGCCGGTGGTGACCCGGCCCGCCTAGCTGTACCTAGCTCGTGCCGAGGTCGGAGAGCGCGGCACGGACCTCGGAGAGCCGGGTGGGCCAGTGCCGCTTGACGGCCTCCCATGCCGCGCGCAACGACACCGCCTCGGCGAGCACGAGCACCGGCCCCTCGCCCCAGCGGGTCGCGACCACGGTGCCGACCCGGTCGGGCCCCTCGGGCGAGGGCGCGCCACCGGGAAGGAACTCCACGGTCAGCGACGCGCCGGTGTCGGCGACATCGTCGGTGACACCTCGCATCGCGGCGTGATAACCGCGCAGTCCGTTGCGCCCGGGTGCCTGGGTCGGCAGCGGGCAGTCCGGGTGCGCGGCGTTGTATGCCTCCACGGTGGCGAAGTGCGCTGTACTCACGACGAGCAAGCCTACCGTGACGTTAGGGAAGGTTTTCCGCTGGTCGGTCGCGTGTGGACACCCTGCACGCAGTGTCACCGAGCCGGTACCGTGACGATCGTGAGCGAGCACATGCGAATCGGCGAGGTGGCCGCTCGCACGGGACTGTCCCTGCGCACCATCCGCTACTACGAGGAAGTCGGCCTCGTGGAGCCGAGTGCCCGTAGCCAGGGCGGGTTCCGGCTCTACACCGAGCCGGACGTCGCACGGCTCGACCTGGTCAAGCGGATGAAGCCGCTGGGCTTCCAACTCGACGAGATGCGCGAGGTGCTGCTGCTCCTGCACGACCACGGTCGCGGTGAACTGCACCCGGAGCACGCGCGACGGCTGCGCCACTACGCCGAGATCGCGCAGCGACGCTGCGCCGAACTGCGGGAGCGACTGGAGACGGCCGAGGCGTTCGCCGCGGAGTTGCGAGCCCCCATCCAGTGCGAAGGTACCGTGACGTAACGGTAGAGTCGTGGTATATGCGTGAACTCAGTTACAGGCCGGCGTGATGACCACGGGCGACGGCGTGCTCGCGGAGGCAGGCCGCAGACGCTCCTTCGCGGTGATCAGCCACCCCGACGCAGGCAAATCGACGCTGACCGAGGCGCTGGCGCTGCATGCGCGGGTGATCTCCGACGCCGGTGCGGTGCACGGCAAGGGCGGGCGCCGTGGCGTGGTCTCCGACTGGCTGGAGCTGGAAAAGGCCCGTGGGATCTCCATCACCTCAGCCGCGTTGCAGTTCTCCTACCGAGACACCGTGATCAACCTGCTCGACACCCCCGGCCACGCGGACTTCTCCGAGGACACCTACCGGGTGCTTTCGGCGGTGGACTCGGCGGTGATGCTGCTGGACGCCGCCAAGGGGCTGGAGCCGCAGACGCTGAAGCTGTTCGACGTGTGCAGGCACCGGGGCATCCCCGTGCTGACGTTCGTGAACAAGTGGGACCGGCCCGGCCGCGAGGCGCTTGAGCTGTGCGACGAGTTGGTGGAACGCATCGGGCTGCAGCCGATGCCGCTGACCTGGCCGGTGGGTGAGGCCGGTCACTTTCGCGGTGTGCTCGACGTCGCCGACGGCTCGTTCGTGCGCTACCAGCGCACGGCGGGCGGCGCCACGGTCGCGGCCGAGGAACGGCTGAGCTCGGCCGCCGCCGAGGCCGAGGCCGGTGAGGACTGGGTGCGCGCGGGCGAGGAACTTGAACTGCTCGCGGAATCCGGCGGCGAGTTCGACGCCCAGCGATTCCTGGCGGGGGAGGCGACCCCGATGCTGTTCGGGGCCGCGGTGCTCAACGTCGGGGTGCGACACCTGCTGGACCTGCTGGTGGAGCTCGCGCCGAGGCCGACCCCGCGACTCGACGCCGACGGCGAGCCCCGCCCGCTGGACGCCGACTTCTCCGCGTTCGTGTTCAAGGTGCAGACCGGCATGGATCGCGCCCACCGCGACCAGGTGGCGTTCGCGCGGGTGTGCTCCGGCGTCTTCGAGCGCGGGATGGTGGTGACCAACGCCACCACGAAGCGACCCTTCGCCACCAAGTACGCCCA encodes:
- a CDS encoding MerR family transcriptional regulator, with translation MRIGEVAARTGLSLRTIRYYEEVGLVEPSARSQGGFRLYTEPDVARLDLVKRMKPLGFQLDEMREVLLLLHDHGRGELHPEHARRLRHYAEIAQRRCAELRERLETAEAFAAELRAPIQCEGTVT
- a CDS encoding peptide chain release factor 3, with translation MTTGDGVLAEAGRRRSFAVISHPDAGKSTLTEALALHARVISDAGAVHGKGGRRGVVSDWLELEKARGISITSAALQFSYRDTVINLLDTPGHADFSEDTYRVLSAVDSAVMLLDAAKGLEPQTLKLFDVCRHRGIPVLTFVNKWDRPGREALELCDELVERIGLQPMPLTWPVGEAGHFRGVLDVADGSFVRYQRTAGGATVAAEERLSSAAAEAEAGEDWVRAGEELELLAESGGEFDAQRFLAGEATPMLFGAAVLNVGVRHLLDLLVELAPRPTPRLDADGEPRPLDADFSAFVFKVQTGMDRAHRDQVAFARVCSGVFERGMVVTNATTKRPFATKYAQQVFGQQRSTVDTAYPGDVIGLVNASALRVGDTLYAGKPAVRFPGLPSFAPAHFAVARPTDLSRAKQFRKGVDQLGSEGVVQVLTSDLRGDAAPVFAAVGPMQFEVAAHRLEHEFSCPVRLDRLPYTAARRLADPAQRSLVDSGRRSEVLTRTDGVDLALFDDEMAMRILLRHHPDLALEPLVAEG
- a CDS encoding TetR/AcrR family transcriptional regulator, translated to MTGVKSRRELYSEATRAAVLEQATALFAERGYAGTLLEDVAAAAQVTRGAVYHHFAGKQALFEAVLDEQESRMMAAVRAAATSPDPWQAAMQALDAFLDRCCEPVYGRLCWQEAPTALGFQRWQEYEQKYAYGLVAGFIENLRESGGIETAATLETTVDFCFWMLGGAGLALVNTPETDKQRVRDEWGRLMQRALAGLRP
- a CDS encoding Eco29kI family restriction endonuclease, which codes for MTESLASKASAEFKLSITRALADQLLERLSSLEPAALTSANLATLEARPGVYELFLKRADSGAERVYVGKASKDLPARLDKHRRKLSGRANITLIDVRFQCLYVDEDLEAAAPEKMLINRYRAEGAVPWNTNGFGNNDPGRNRDHSLVKAKHFDAVYPVNLDLTLDSASVEPGEHTVERYLKAVKTALPFNLRYEEKTARAKDRARYSVEVPKRPMTARESISLAIDALPEGWQATALPGYVILYHETEYYKSARFLWRKENGHTRELLGPNLRDEDGEVEESESSEE
- a CDS encoding cytochrome P450: MTEGTVAAGEAPLFDPFAEGFTADPYPQYARLRESAPVYEHPLGFWVLTRYADVSALLRSSSSVEERNVNPGPLSQLREEVYGDRSPRADGLSMLDRDPPDHTRLRRLVAKAFTPKAVRALRPRITELVDDMLDEMAAARRVDLVPALAFPLPFAVIAEMLGTPPTDHERVRDLSGMVVRSLEPVLDPDVLRAIDSAYQELSGIAADMIAWKRRNPADDLLTALINAEEDGDVLSDEELIAQVLLLYIAGHETTVNLISGGTLALLRHPDQFAALRADPGLVPNAVEEMLRYDSPVQESRRITLEPTTIGGVEIPKGTFVLAILASANRDERQWGEDADSLRLDREGARNHLSFGSGVHHCLGASLARLEASVVFERMVSRFGDLALDGEVTWNGRINLRGPSALPVVTRPA
- a CDS encoding DNA cytosine methyltransferase — its product is MTTQPALFSETGPAREVGTSIELFTGGGGLALAMHNAGFRHLLAVELEKRACATLRENRAEDWDESRGRRGLGLHSPWPLIEGDIREVDLSRFQGEVDVVAGGVPCQPWSLGGAHKGYEDDRNLWPELFRTVRETRPRAVIAENVKGLLRPSFKPYYEYILNELRAPFERRVDGEDWRDHDKRLRKALVKDAGDLSERYDVKYLMVNAADYGVPQTRWRVFVVAFRRDLGLGEWQFPKPTHSEGALLRAQADGSYWEAHKVPKRYRYTPEVPDGTDDGEGTARWLTLRDAIKGLGEPLGDKVEHPKHLHHYGWPGARQYPGHTPNLLDRPAKTVKAGVHGVPGGETVLKRDDGSIRYMTVREVARVMTFPDDWFLVGPRGEQMRQLGNAVPVKLGEAIARSVAEALHPHMKSQGGS